The following proteins are co-located in the Chlamydiales bacterium genome:
- a CDS encoding protein kinase encodes MNPVYIVDPTDKKTLLYKIKECIATASLTSRRPGKLKNRLVIPYPFAFGQKSHIAKIAANILTKETFQREMDCLKSSSRLSAFRYWVPVTLFDQHLKINIASIAKRLDTPKEAIYKAAKDDCTTPGTFHQFLQEKSGLKFLQIATNEVFELSSSSCLQIFNFVKTQRNDLHTSILRSSLNSIYIGASTDLLLPIQINRDGSVFIHFPQQRLPSQRIQHDMYLAIDFDTGEMLMIKQQRIQPNSPVPSARLLKALQGSINILKLKQATTAPWINKDFFVYSYNTDNLADALEQNKLTVKDGLYIISDILTGSAFLSDQGIVHRDLCLENIYLCRKNNRLQALIGGFESAGFTSDNNITKFSRAGTQDFGSPEWAVTGHISSCFDSTFYNESLDHASSDKQDAWAIGSIIRKIIGLPFPIINIHLNNNFTFVAPIEIHYLLETCLPYIETSPLASLIYDLINDLQNENPNMRLSAKESLQKYQDRIQTLLKLPPEELTQGLSLQEQKLPLFLPDS; translated from the coding sequence ATGAATCCTGTATACATTGTAGATCCCACTGATAAAAAAACGCTTCTTTATAAAATCAAAGAATGCATTGCCACTGCATCTTTAACTTCTCGCAGGCCTGGAAAATTAAAAAATAGACTTGTTATTCCATATCCCTTTGCTTTTGGTCAAAAAAGTCATATTGCTAAAATTGCCGCCAATATTTTGACAAAAGAAACATTTCAAAGGGAAATGGATTGCTTAAAGAGTTCTTCAAGATTATCTGCTTTTAGGTACTGGGTGCCCGTAACTTTATTTGATCAACATCTAAAGATCAATATTGCAAGTATAGCAAAACGCCTTGATACTCCAAAAGAAGCCATCTACAAGGCAGCAAAAGATGATTGTACAACACCTGGTACCTTTCATCAATTTTTACAAGAAAAAAGTGGGCTCAAGTTTCTTCAAATAGCAACAAACGAGGTTTTTGAACTATCTTCCAGTTCTTGCTTGCAAATCTTTAACTTTGTCAAAACCCAACGCAATGATTTACATACAAGCATTTTAAGATCTTCTCTAAATAGTATTTATATCGGTGCATCAACTGATCTACTATTACCTATTCAAATAAATAGAGATGGCTCTGTTTTTATTCATTTTCCACAGCAACGCCTTCCAAGCCAACGTATTCAACATGATATGTACCTAGCCATCGATTTTGATACAGGAGAGATGTTGATGATTAAACAGCAACGCATTCAGCCAAACTCGCCAGTACCAAGCGCAAGACTTCTAAAAGCTCTTCAAGGGTCAATAAACATTCTAAAATTAAAACAAGCTACCACTGCCCCATGGATAAATAAAGATTTTTTTGTATACTCATACAATACTGATAATTTAGCCGATGCATTAGAACAAAACAAGCTCACAGTAAAAGATGGCTTATATATCATATCAGATATTCTTACAGGATCTGCCTTTCTATCAGATCAAGGGATCGTCCACAGAGATCTCTGCCTTGAAAACATCTATCTTTGCCGGAAAAATAATAGGTTACAAGCCCTTATTGGAGGTTTTGAATCTGCTGGCTTTACAAGCGACAACAATATAACAAAATTCTCTCGTGCAGGAACTCAAGACTTTGGTTCTCCTGAATGGGCAGTAACTGGGCATATATCGTCCTGTTTTGATTCAACTTTCTACAATGAATCACTTGACCATGCAAGTAGTGACAAGCAAGATGCCTGGGCAATTGGCTCTATTATCAGAAAAATAATTGGGCTTCCTTTTCCGATAATAAATATACATCTAAATAATAACTTTACTTTTGTAGCCCCAATAGAAATACACTACTTATTAGAAACGTGTCTTCCCTACATTGAAACAAGTCCTTTGGCTAGTTTAATTTATGATCTAATCAACGATCTTCAGAACGAAAACCCCAATATGCGTCTATCTGCTAAAGAATCTTTACAGAAATATCAAGATCGCATTCAAACTCTATTAAAACTACCTCCAGAAGAGCTTACGCAAGGCTTGTCTCTCCAAGAGCAAAAACTCCCCCTATTCTTGCCTGATAGTTAA